Proteins from a single region of Bos javanicus breed banteng chromosome 7, ARS-OSU_banteng_1.0, whole genome shotgun sequence:
- the JSRP1 gene encoding junctional sarcoplasmic reticulum protein 1, translating to MATRAMEELDGGLGSCQVDEDLSALADPCPSRPQEDSVRATSRLADSSSRSHDSQERVTEGSPTGSVDTKPKKMEKEPVSKVTSGAGKEKLKAGATPRSPARKKAQTASPPQPPPPPALSDELPWGDLTLNKCLVLASLVALLGSAFQLCREAVARDVEAPAPVPESWASSSSSPKGPASTLPKPEAWAPSVRQPEPPSKLEERVQIPRSEEAAEKDEWESEEAADGEHVPLAGRGPKEKLKKEKPRKERPGKEKPQKEERPRKEKPRKEEKPRAAREPQGALPRRWEAREGGHRPWGRDSGAPEDRKRQAWVSLRRPDEEDRPLGRQKRRAGKGRD from the exons ATGGCAACCAGGGCCATGGAGGAGCTGGATGGAGGCCTGGGCAGCTGTCAAGTGGATGAGGACCTCTCTGCACTGGCTGACCCTTGTCCCAGCCGGCCTCAGGAGGACAGTGTGCGAG CAACATCCAGGTTGGCTGACTCCAGCAGCCGGTCCCAT GATTCTCAGGAGCGGGTGACTGAGGGCAGCCCCACAGGCAGTGTGGACACCAAGCCCAAGAAGATGGAAAAGGAGCCTGTGTCCAAAGTGACCTCAGGAGCAGGGAAGGAGAAGCTGAAAGCAGGAGCAA CCCCCCGGAGCCCCGCACGGAAGAAGGCACAGACCGCATCGCccccgcagccgccgccgccgccggccctGAGCGACGAGCTGCCCTGGGGAGACTTGACGCTCAACAAGTGCCTGGTGCTCGCCTCGCTCGTGGCGCTGCTGGGCTCCGCCTTCCAGCTGTGCCGCG AGGCTGTGGCTAGGGATGTAGAAGCCCCCGCGCCTGTCCCTGAGTCGTGGGCCTCGTCAAGCTCGTCACCCAAGGGGCCAGCGTCAACCCTG CCAAAGCCTGAGGCCTGGGCCCCCTCAGTGAGGCAGCCCGAGCCCCCCTCGAAGTTAGAGGAAAGGGTCCAGATTCCTAGGAGTGAAGAGGCTGCAGAGAAGGACGAATGGGAATCTGAAGAAGCTGCTGATGGGGAGCATGTGCCCCTCGCCGGCCGAGGGCCCAAGGAGAAGCTGAAGAAGGAGAAGCCTCGGAAGGAGAGGCCCGGGAAGGAGAAGCCACAGAAGGAGGAGAGGCCGAGAAAGGAGAAGCCACGGAAAGAGGAGAAGCCACGTGCTGCCAGGGAGCCCCAGGGGGCCCTACCGCGACGCTGGGAGGCCCGCGAAGGGGGCCATCGACCTTGGGGGCGAGACTCCGGAGCCCCAGAGGATAGGAAGAGGCAGGCCTGGGTCTCCCTGCGGCGCCCCGATGAGGAGGACCGGCCTCTGGGCCGCCAGAAGCGCCGTGCCGGCAAAGGCCGGGACTGA